A genomic window from Silene latifolia isolate original U9 population chromosome 11, ASM4854445v1, whole genome shotgun sequence includes:
- the LOC141614022 gene encoding uncharacterized protein LOC141614022: MAAGYIHGKWHDNDGHYNIADGYKWLRQDNAPKVTWYNIVWSRLNTPKHMFNACSHRDMGDYLLWIGRIRWVSLLKEPRFLCGSQDENHDHLFSSCSFTCHCYASFQKWLGLPGNGVVLAERMLKIRSYSGFLRKLLCSLVIALHYHIWHARNLCRVEQRVLHPKAIIQAVREDGRLDIVTVRCL; this comes from the coding sequence ATGGCAGCTGGGTACATTCATGGCAAATGGCATGATAATGATGGACATTACAATATTGCGGATGGATACAAGTGGCTCAGGCAGGATAATGCCCCCAAAGTGACCTGGTATAACATTGTTTGGAGTAGGCTCAATACTCCAAAGCATATGTTTAATGCTTGCTCTCATCGAGACATGGGAGATTACTTACTTTGGATAGGCCGTATAAGATGGGTATCACTTCTCAAAGAACCTCGCTTTTTATGTGGCTCTCAGGATGAAAACCATGATCATCTTTTCAGTAGTTGCAGTTTTACCTGTCACTGTTATGCTAGTTTTCAAAAATGGCTTGGCTTACCAGGAAATGGAGTTGTCTTGGCTGAGAGGATGTTAAAGATAAGGAGTTACTCTGGTTTTCTGAGAAAGTTGTTATGCTCACTGGTGATTGCATTACACTACCATATTTGGCATGCTCGGAACTTATGTCGAGTGGAGCAGAGAGTTTTACACCCTAAAGCTATCATACAAGCAGTTCGAGAGGATGGGAGATTGGATATAGTTACTGTCAGATGTCTTTGA
- the LOC141614023 gene encoding uncharacterized protein LOC141614023: MIISSWNVRGVNDPLKQQEVLDFLLRHKLDCGALIETHIKADKMSSVYRKIFAKFSLISNYEFHYGGRIWILWNPVHIHVELLKKGHNSSFALYFILPLENKLEIPFVYAFNRASKRVGCAVHDKDMQEFRDCILSCSLADHPFTGGQFTWHNKQDLTPRWAKLDRLLVNPEWYMQLPTSTVAFLPAGMSDHASILLSITSPIGKQQSFRYLNCWAISPDFHHTGIHHVEFSGITNRVAEAKAKLTDYQLLLQSTPLNTLLLAQEKATLNAYAKLKKAEMRVLAQRAKIQHLQLSDANTRCFYASIVARKSRNTIGVIEDAHGVICKGHTKVSQAFQNFYKNLLGTAENNVKLPSKLFTQHTLTHGSHLENPITSKEIEEALFSIDRNKSPRVDGYTSGFFRDTWAIRSGFSMRCLCKNF, encoded by the exons ATGATCATTTCCTCCTGGAATGTGAGAGGGGTAAATGACCCTCTAAAACAGCAGGAGGTTTTAGACTTCTTGCTTAGGCATAAATTGGATTGTGGGGCTTTGATTGAGACTCATATTAAAGCTGATAAAATGAGTAGTGTCTACAGGAAAATTTTTGCTAAATTTTCTCTGATTTCTAATTATGAATTTCATTATGGTGGTCGAATTTGGATTCTGTGGAATCCGGTTCATATTCATGTTGAGTTATTGAAAAAGGGGCACAATTCATCCTTTGCTCTCTACTTCATATTGCCACTTGAGAATAAGTTAGAAATACCTTTTGTGTATGCTTTTAACAGGGCTTCGAAAAG GGTGGGTTGTGCGGTTCATGATAAGGATATGCAGGAGTTTAGGGACTGTATTCTGTCTTGTTCACTGGCTGATCATCCATTTACTGGTGGCCAGTTTACTTGGCATAATAAACAAGACCTCACTCCCAGATGGGCTAAACTTGATAGACTTTTGGTGAATCCTGAGTGGTATATGCAATTACCTACTTCCACTGTGGCTTTTCTACCAGCTGGAATGTCTGACCATGCTTCCATTCTTCTTTCTATTACTTCTCCTATTGGTAAGCAACAATCTTTTAGATATTTGAATTGCTGGGCTATTTCTCCTGACTTTCATCACACT GGCATTCATCATGTAGAGTTCTCTGGGATAACAAATCGAGTTGCTGAGGCTAAAGCAAAGCTTACGGACTACCAATTGTTACTTCAGTCAACTCCTCTTAACACTTTGTTACTGGCTCAGGAAAAGGCTACTTTAAATGCATACGCTAAGTTAAAGAAGGCTGAGATGCGGGTCTTAGCTCAGCGGGCTAAGATCCAACATCTTCAACTAAGTGACGCTAATACAAGATGCTTTTATGCAAGTATTGTTGCCAGGAAGAGCAGGAATACCATTGGGGTAATCGAGGATGCCCATGGGGTTATTTGTAAAGGGCATACTAAGGTTTCTCAGGCTTTTcagaatttttataaaaatttgtTAGGAACTGCAGAGAATAATGTCAAGCTTCCTTCTAAATTATTCACTCAACATACTTTGACCCACGGTTCTCATCTTGAAAATCCAATTACTTCTAAGGAGATTGAGGAAGCGTTGTTTTCTATTGATAGAAATAAGAGTCCTAGGGTGGACGGCTATACTTCAGGGTTCTTTAGGGACACTTGGGCTATCCGGTCGGGATTTTCCATGCGGTGTTTGTGCAAGAATTTTTAA
- the LOC141614024 gene encoding uncharacterized protein LOC141614024: MKTVLGDIVGLEQAAFIEGRDLFDNSMLTHELAFKYNRSLVSPRCILKVDIKKAFDSVNWSFLADMLHLMEVLSRLLRKLPSYSGFSYHPKCVKINLTHLIFADDLLVFTRGDLLSIQAVDNCLAQFVGYSGLRINPMKSNLYFGGVSLPLKKLILEATGYVEGDLPVRYLGIPLFSSRLTQKMFTPLLDKIKDKLSHWANNMLSYAGKIALINSVIFGLQSFWGASVLLPKGIIKQIQKLCKDFLWGIADGHRRLVFKSWDSICLPRQEGGLNIKEILSWNKTQMMVWARKIEMDTSTIWAKWVKAYILKGTDFWQFHLTSANSWFWHNVIYCRDMLILATGGISQAKILIGQAKFKSEIYELLRKKGASFSKTKTLGDSCNYPKHEVIGVLDAQNRLPTVDNLCKRGLIIVNRCALCEAQSESIHHLLFECSMSAAVWKEVAVWVGATPAIKLRAIFDWYRMHNRGKSWIKRQRRCAFVCAIYLLWKERNQRIFQGIDLCIGHCLAIKYTGTP; this comes from the exons ATGAAGACTGTGTTGGGGGATATTGTTGGGCTTGAGCAAGCTGCGTTCATTGAGGGAAGAGATTTATTTGATAACTCTATGCTTACACATGAGCTTGCTTTTAAGTATAATAGGAGTCTTGTTTCTCCTCGGTGTATTCTGAAGGTAGATATAAAGAAGGCCTTTGATTCAGTTAATTGGTCTTTTTTAGCTGACATGTTGCACCT TATGGAGGTCCTTTCAAGGTTACTTAGGAAGCTGCCTAGCTACTCTGGATTTTCATATCACCCCAAGTGCGTTAAGATTAATCTTACACACTTAATCTTTGCTGATGATCTTTTAGTGTTTACTCGTGGGGATTTGCTTTCCATTCAGGCTGTGGATAATTGTCTTGCTCAGTTTGTTGGGTACTCTGGGTTGAGGATAAATCCTATGAAGTCAAATCTCTACTTTGGGGGAGTTTCGTTACCTCTCAAAAAGTTGATTTTGGAAGCTACTGGTTATGTTGAGGGTGATCTTCCAGTTAGATATCTTGGTATTCCTTTATTCAGTTCAAGGCTCACACAAAAAATGTTTACCCCTTTACTGGACAAAATTAAGGATAAACTTTCTCATTGGGCTAACAACATGCTAAGTTATGCAGGTAAGATTGCTCTTATTAATTCAGTTATTTTTGGACTTCAAAGTTTTTGGGGGGCAAGTGTTTTGCTTCCTAAGGGTATTATCAAGCAGATTCAGAAACTTTGTAAGGACTTTTTATGGGGTATTGCTGATGGGCACAGACGGTTGGTGTTTAAGAGCTGGGATAGTATTTGCTTACCAAGGCAAGAAGGAGGGCTTAATATTAAGGAGATTCTGAGTTGGAACAAAACTCAGATGATGGTCTGGGCGAGAAAAATAGAGATGGACACATCTACAATCTGGGCCAAATGGGTGAAAGCATATATTCTTAAAGGTACTGATTTTTGGCAGTTCCATTTGACCTCTGCAAATTCCTGGTTTTGGCACAATGTTATATATTGTCGAGATATGCTTATTCTCGCTACTGGTGGGATATCTCAAGCTAAGATTCTTATTGGCCAGGCAAAGTTTAAGAGTGAAATTTATGAACTGCTACGGAAAAAAGGGGCTTCCTTCTCTAAGACTAAAACTCTTGGGGATTCTTGTAACTACCCAAAACATGAGGTCATTGGGGTCCTTGATGCTCAAAATAGATTGCCCACTGTTGACAATCTTTGCAAAAGAGGCCTGATCATTGTCAATAGGTGCGCCTTATGTGAAGCACAATCTGAATCTATACATCATCTTCTTTTTGAATGCTCTATGTCTGCTGCAGTTTGGAAGGAAGTTGCTGTCTGGGTAGGTGCTACCCCAGCTATCAAATTGAGAGCTATTTTTGATTGGTATAGAATGCATAATAGAGGTAAAAGTTGGATAAAACGGCAAAGGAGATGTGCATTTGTGTGTGCTATCTATCTCTTATGGAAAGAACGGAATCAGAGGATCTTTCAAGGTATTGATCTTTGCATTGGCCATTGTTTGGCGATTAAGTACACTGGTACTCCTTAG
- the LOC141614025 gene encoding uncharacterized protein LOC141614025 — protein MANRLKTVLGDLVGPEQVAFIEGRDLFDNSMLAHELAFKYHRSLLTPRCILKVDIQKAFDSVTWSGLGVNPMKSQLYFGGVSTTLKQLILSTTGYVEGEFPVRYLGIPLFGARLTQRMFIPMMDKIRSKISHWANNLLSYAGKVALINSVIFGIQNFWGASILLPKGIAKKIHKMCKDFLWGIEDGSRRLVFKSWDSLCKPGREGGVDIKEILSWNKSQMMSWIKKLETTTPNVWVQWVRAYILRGANFWDFHLTAAHSWFWSNIINCRDTLIQQAGSIDHAKHLLCHSDYKQQMYDLLRRKGSVLPMYKTMGDSLNYPKHKIIGLLAFLNKLLTLDNLCRRGLQLASRCVLCESHSMCFSPLL, from the exons ATGGCTAATAGGCTAAAGACTGTGTTGGGAGATTTGGTTGGTCCGGAACAAGTTGCGTTTATTGAAGGACGAGATCTCTTTGATAACTCTATGTTAGCTCATGAGTTGGCATTTAAATATCATAGGAGTCTTCTCACACCTAGGTGTATCCTCAAAGTGGATATACAAAAGGCCTTTGACTCAGTCA CTTGGTCAGGACTTGGAGTCAATCCTATGAAATCTCAATTATATTTTGGAGGAGTCTCAACCACTTTGAAGCAGCTAATTCTCTCTACTACTGGCTATGTTGAGGGGGAGTTCCCTGTCAGGTATCTAGGCATTCCTTTATTTGGAGCTAGGCTTACTCAAAGAATGTTTATTCCCATGATGGATAAAATTCGAAGCAAGATATCCCATTGGGCTAATAATCTCCTGAGTTATGCTGGCAAAGTTGCCCTTATAAATTCAGTCATTTTTGGGATACAAAACTTTTGGGGAGCTAGTATTTTATTACCTAAAGGGATTGCTAAGAAAATTCATAAGATGTGCAAGGACTTCCTTTGGGGGATAGAAGATGGGAGCAGAAGATTGGTCTTTAAAAGTTGGGATAGTCTTTGTAAGCCAGGTAGGGAAGGAGGAGTGGATATCAAAGAGATTTTGAGCTGGAATAAATCACAGATGATGTCCTGGATAAAGAAGCTTGAAACCACTACTCCTAATGTTTGGGTGCAATGGGTGAGAGCGTACATTCTTAGGGGTGCTAACTTCTGGGACTTCCATCTCACTGCTGCACACTCATGGTTTTGGAGTAATATCATCAATTGCAGAGACACTCTTATTCAGCAAGCAGGTTCCATTGATCATGCTAAACACTTGTTATGCCATTCTGATTATAAGCAACAGATGTATGATTTGCTGAGGCGTAAAGGGTCCGTTCTTCCCATGTACAAAACTATGGGAGACTCTCTAAACTATCCAAAGCATAAAATCATTGGTCTTCTTGCATTTCTGAATAAGCTCCTCACTTTGGATAATTTGTGTAGAAGAGGTCTGCAATTAGCTAGCAGATGTGTGTTGTGTGAGAGCCACTCAATGTGCTTCTCACCTCTTCTTTGA